One genomic window of Salvelinus namaycush isolate Seneca chromosome 22, SaNama_1.0, whole genome shotgun sequence includes the following:
- the LOC120017563 gene encoding cytochrome c oxidase subunit 7A-related protein, mitochondrial-like codes for MFGQQGDIRDPTLFVTVVFVLQPSKMYYKLNGVTQRLAGSAPSAYSPQGLRVTVPTEAPPMIFATPTKYVSEAGNTVEYLGNNKVPDLQKLFQKSDGIPVHLKRGLMDKMLYRTTMGLTIGGTLYCLMALYIAAQPRK; via the exons ATGTTTGGCCAACAAGGGGATATCCGTGATCCGACCTTATTCGtgactgttgtttttgttttgcaaCCAAGTAAAATGTACTACAAGTTAAATGGAGTTACACAAAGACTTGCCGGATCGGCACCGAGTGCGTACAGCCCTCAG GGGTTGAGGGTAACAGTGCCCACGGAGGCCCCTCCAATGATCTTTGCCACCCCCACCAAATATGTGTCGGAGGCAGGGAACACGGTGGAGTACCTGGGAAACAACAAAGTCCCTGACCTACAGAAACTCTTCCAG AAGTCTGACGGTATCCCTGTGCACCTGAAGAGAGGCCTGATGGACAAGATGCTGTACAGGACCACCATGGGCCTGACCATTGGAGGGACCCTCTACTGCCTGATGGCTCTCTACATAGCTGCCCAGCCAAGGAAGTGA